Genomic DNA from Carnobacterium divergens DSM 20623:
CTAAACGTGAATTAACAGGTGCACAAATTTCATTTGCAAATGGTCAAGTTGCAACAGCAACGGATTCAAAAGTACCTTCACTTATTGCAACTGAATTCACCTTAGTAGCCGACGGTACAGGGGCAGCACAAAATGTGATGACTGCAAAAGCTGGCGAAGGTGCCGGAACACATGTTTACCGTTCAGGAGATGATGCTGCTAAAGCAACAAGTATTAAATTATCAGTTCCTGGTAAATTGACTAAGCTTGCTGAAACCTATGCAACAACTTTAACGTACACTTTAACAGATGTACCCGGAAACGATACACCAGAATAAAGCTTACCCATTTTAATGATGGAAAGCATCGACAGCTACTAGGTCGATGCTTTTCATACTATATTTTAAGGAGCCAATCATGAAAAAAATAATTAAGTTACTTAGTATATTAGCAGTTTTGTTCGGTTTTGTTGGTTTTTATTCTAATGAAGTGCAAGGAGCAGAACTCAATTTTGCCGTAGAACCTGTTATTCCCGAAAATCAAATTGATAAAACCAAGACATATTTTGATTTGAAAATGGCACCTGGAAAAGATCAACTACTAGAAATAAAACTGAGAAATGATACGGAAAAAGATGTAATCGTAGAGCCCAAAATAACAAGTGCAACCACTAATTTAAATGGAGTGGTGGAATACAGTCCAACTAAAGAAAAACAAGATGCAACATTGAAATATCAGTTAAGTGATTTAGTAGAAGTTGATAAATCGATTAAAATACCCGCTAAAAGTAGTGTTGTATTACCCTTAGCAGTGAAAATGCCGAAAGAAGAATTTGATGGCATTTTAGCAGGTGGAATTACACTACAAGAAAAACAAGATACTGAAGAAAAAACATCGAGTGACGACAAAGGCCTTTCAATTCAAAATAAATATGCCTATGTAGTTGCAATGGTTTTAAGTGTAAACGATAAGACAGTAGATCCTCTATTAAAATTGAACAAAGTAGAAGCAGGGCAAGTAAATGCGCGAAATGTAATCAACGCAACGATTCAAAATACAACTCCAGTCTATGTTAATCAGCTATCGGTTCAGTCTAAAATATCCTATAAAGACACTACCAAAACCTTATACAGCTCTTCAAAAGAAGGGATGCAGATGGCTCCTAATTCACACTTTGCTTATCCCATTTCACTAGAAGGGAAAAAACTGGAAGCTGGCGAATACACACTAGAAATGACAGCAAAATCTAAAGACAATGTCTGGAAATGGAAAAAAGATTTTACGATTTCAGCCGAAGTTGCAAAAGAGCTCAATACAAAGGATGTCCAAATTAAAGATCCTTCTTACTGGTTGTATATCATTATTGGTGTCATTCTATTAGCTATTGCACTTCTTATTTTCATCTTGTACAGACGTCGTAAGAAACAAAAAGAGGAAGCTGAAAGAAGAAAGAAAATGGCTCAAAAACGTAAAAAACGTAAAGCAATGGAAGCTAGAAAAAGACAAAACAGAAACGAATAAACCTAAAGGAGTCAGTTGGAAATGAGTAGTCAAAAAAAGAAAAACCAGAAAATAAAAGACTATCTTCAACTTACTTCGATTGTTTTAGCAATTGGAATTGGCTTGTGTTTTATTTTTACACCGTGGTTAAAAAATGAATTAATCGCAAGCTATTCCAACCATTATCTCACTAAAGAATATAAGCAAAATGAATGGATTACGAACGCTACAAAACCTGCTACTTTTGATTATGAAAGTATTCAGCCACCAAACCTCAAAGAAATCGCTTTTCAATCAATAAAGCCTAAATCTGAATTAATTATTGGAAAGTTGACAATCGAAAGTTTGAATATGAATTTACCAATTTTTAAAGGCACAACCAATCAAAATTTACTTTCAGGTGTAGGAACAATGACAGAGCAACAAGAGTTAGGTGTGGGAAACTATGCCTTAGCAGGCCATCATCTATATGATGAAACCTTATTGTTTGGTCCACTTTTAAAAATAAAAGAGGGTGCGCTCATTCAACTAACGAATCAATCAGAGTTATATACCTATAAAGTATTGAATAGCAAAATTGTTCACCAGTCAGAGTTATCTATTTTAGCGAACCAAGGAGATAATCGTTTAACTTTAGTTACATGTGATGTTCCTTTTCAAACCGACCAACGCTGGATTGTTACAGCTATTTTAGTCCATCAAGACAATTTGGTAAAAAAGGAGAAGGAAACCGCATTATCAGAATCAGTAAAAGCATATCAAGAAGTTGAAAAACAGTTTATAAACCAACAAAAAAGAAGCGCATTTAAGCAAAATAATTGGCTTATCTTCCTGTGTTTGTTTCTGTTGCTACTTACTGTACTTATTCTTGTTAAACGATATGGAAAAAAGAGTCGTAGCAATGAAAATAAGTAAGTACACGGAAATCAACAATAGATATGAACATTAAAGTTAAATGAATTTATCGGAGGGATAACTTTGCAGAAATTTTTAGAAAAATCAGATAGCCGAAAAATTGAAGTAATAAATTTTTTAGAAGAAAGTTATTTGCAACAAGCTTCGATTGCAACAATTAGTAAAAATTTAAAAATATCAGAATTCATCCTAGTAAGAACAGTAGACGAATTGATTGAAGACATCGAAAAACACCAGCTGAGCAGCTATTTCATCATTTCAAAAACAGATAAATTGATTCTTTTAAAAAAGTCTGGAGCTGCTTCTATTAACTTACTTCTATGGATTTATTTGAAGCAGTCCTTATCTTTCGAGTTGTTAGATGAAATTTTTAAAGGAACCTTTGAAACAATCAATTATTACTCTGAAAAAAACTTTGTCAGTTACACAAAAATCTATAAGCGATTAATGGAAATAAAAAAAATATTGAATGAACACGACATTCGACTTTCATCAAAATTCAAACTAGCAGGTGACGAAATCAAGATTCGAATGTTTTTTTACCAGTTTTATGTACCTGTTTTTAATCAAATTGAATTTCCTTTCGCAGACGAACTAAAAGCAGTTTCTCAAGATTTGATTGTCAATTTAGAAAAAATCGAACAAAAATCGTTTTCAGAAGCAACAAAAACCAAATTGTCTTTTTTTATTGGCGTGATGTTTAACAGAATTGGGACAGATTGTTATTTATTTAATGCTAGTAAAATAAAAGATAAAGAGCTTCCTCGCGAGCAGTATCATGAAGCTATTTATCCAACGATTATTGAATTTGTTAAAACGTATACGGGAATAGAGCAGCAAAATTTTTTAATTGCAGAAGCAAACTTTATTTTTGCCTTTTTGATTGGCGAAACCATTATTACGGAACAGTTGTCTGAAAAAAAAGCAATCAAAAAAATCCCATTCCAATCGGAAAAAAGAGACTATCATTTGTTTTCCATTTTTTTGATGGAAGAACTTAGTAGCTATTTAGCAAAGGAAATTCCAGATCAATTAAAAGAACAATTTTTACAGCAATTAGATTTTATTCATTTTAAAGTATTTTATTTTGAGCGAATTAATACGGAGTTTACGAAAAATATGAACGTTGAATATATTAAAGAAAATTATTGGGATGCGTATCATTTTTCAATTGAGTTTTTAGAAAAAGTATCAAAAGAAAAGAGTTACCAAAACATCGCGCTAAACAAAGAATTTTTATTTTATCAATATTTATTTATTATTATCAATATCTTTCCACCCGCATTTTTTATGAAGCCAATTAAAATTTGTGTCGATTTTTCATTAGGCGTGAACTACAACAAAATGATTTTGACGAACTTACAAACGTTTAGCTATTTGAATATTGAGGTCTCTGATACCTTAACCAGTGAGACAGATTTATTGATTTCTGACTATTACTTTAATGAAAAATTAGTGAATTGTGAATATTTAGTCTGGAATATGCCACCAACAGCATCTGATTGGGCAAATGTTGGAGAAGCTTTAATGAGAATTAAAAAAAATAAAGAAACTGAGGGTATTGCCAATGGATAAACTAACGAAGTATTCATCTATCAAAAATTGGATTCTTTTTGGCAGTATTTTGTCATTAGGTTACTTAGTTCCCAATAAAGTCACTCAAGCAGAGGTTCAAGATGATCCTTCGAATGAGGAACAAAACGTTGTTCGTTCTCATCCCGTTGATCCCTTAGATCCGAGCGTGGAAATCACACCGGTACCTCATCAACAAAAGCAAAGAGAGGCGTCGTTTGAGTCGGAAACGGAAGAAGTTAACAAGCCACAACCAAATCGAAGTGAAATTCCATTGCCTAATGGTGAGGTTCCCGAGCGAATCAAAGTTAAAAATGCACCTAAATATCCAGTCAAACGGTTTTGCTTATTAGAAAATCAAACGGTTGTTTTAACTACCAACGAAGATGACGAGGGAGGTGGAGGAGCATCAGATGAGCCGAGTTACATTAGTCAAGTTTGTGCAGGAATTACAGGCAAACTACTATTTGGAGTAAAACCTAACCATTATGAGGAATAGAAAGGAGAAAAATAATGAAAATTGAAGATCATTGGAACGATGGATTTATTTATTGCGTACAATTTTTAACAGCGGAACAAATTGAACGAAAGATTACGAAATTTATTGTATTGCCAAAAAAATATACTAGCAAAGAAATAGAACAGATGGTAGGAACTAAATTTCAAAATGTAAAAAAAACATTATTTATTGATGAATTAGGAGACGGGTTACTATTAAAGGAGTTAGAACGATACAATGGAACCATTAATGGATAAAGTAATTGATCGAAAAATTAAGTTATTGAAACTTTTGAATTCAACTGAGGATTTTTTTCCATTATCAGAGCTAGCAAATTTTATTGATTTAAGCGTTAAAACAACGATAGTAGAATTATCTGACGTGAAGGATTATTTAGCAAAATGGAACGACCAAATTCAGTTAGTAAAACAGAAAACCAACTATAAATTAATTAAAAAAAATACATTCAATATCGAAATAGTTTATTCAGATTTGAAACAAAAAACGTTTTTCTATCTATTTTATACAACCCTTTTCTTTGAAAAACATGAAAGCTCAACAGCATTTTCAAAAAACTATTTTTTTAGCTACAGTCATTTTTATAAAAAGAAAAAGGGATTAAGTAACTATTTAAAGCATTTTGATTTAGATTTTGAAAACGATCCACTAAGTATTGTAGGAGAAGAAATTAAAATTCGCTTTTTTTCATATCATTTTTTCTGGGATCATTATGAGAGTAATAAGTGGCCATTTTTAGATATCCAACCATCCAGCGTTAAGCAACAGATAAAAGAAGCAGAAGAGCTCCTTGAACTGAATTTAACAGAGCTTTCAAGAGAACGTATGGCTTATTGGATTGGCATTCAAAAAACTAGAATATCAACAAAGCATGCTCTTCCAAAAATAAATTTATTTCATGAAATAGCAAGGGCAAGTACAAGCTATCAACGTTTGTTACCATGGCTAAAAAAAATCATTGCTACAGAAAATAGTGAATTAAACGAGAGTGAAATTAGAAATGAATTGGAGTTCTTATATTTTATCTTCTTTTTAATTGCTCAACCTCAGGTGACTAACAGGCTAATCGAAGAAGCCCAAACAAAGCAGTTACCAGACTCAAATTTATACAAACAAACACAAGGATATTTAAACCAATTTCATCAAATTTTTGAAGTGATCTCGACAGATGAGTCACTGTTGATAGAAGGATCTTTTTTTGAGGCGTTGTTTTACCATCGTTATTTGAATGATCAGTTTATTTTTTATTTAGAGTTTGAAGAAGAGCTTCAAGGCATTCCATCTTTATTTAAAGAAAAATTTCAAGCCATTTATCTAGCAAAAAAAGAAGAGAGCGTATCATTAGATACACGCTTCTATCATTATATTCAGCAATTATTAAGCACCATCATTGAAAGCAATCATTATCGACCACGGTTATATGTGAACCTACTATCTAAAAAAGGAAAAATAGAAGAAACTCTATTGATAAAAGAAATTAAAAAAATGCCTTACAATGTGGAAATTAATAAAAAAGCTCAAGAACTTAGCGATTGTATTATTAGCGATAGTATCGAAATCAAGGCAAATCATGCAACTATATTTTATTGGAATAGTTCTCCTACACAAGCAGAGTGGAAAAAATTGGCTCAGCAATTACAACAAGTAGAAAAAACTAAAATTGCTCAAAGATCATTTTTATATAATAGCAAGTAAACTCATTTTATGAAGAATTAAAATGAGTTTACTTGCTATTTTTTTCGTCACGTAAATCTTTTTTTTTCGTTTAAACAAGCGAAAAAAAAATTCTGATAGTTAAGTGAAAGAATTTCTTATTATTACGATAATAATTACTCATAATTGGTATATTGAATAGTCAAATCATTAGTTAAACCATATAAATAACTATTATTACAACCGGAATATTTTTAAGCGAGAGAAAATGTAAAGAGCTATTGAATTTTTAATGTATTAGATTATAAACTATTTTAGCCATTTTTCAAATTTATTTATTAGCGGATAAATAAGAAAAAAATTAAAAAGAAAATCAGTGCTGATTCGGTATACTATTCAAAGGAGTTGTTATTTTAATAGAGAGGAGTTTTTTTGTTTGAATATATTTTTAGAGAAAATATTATTAAGGAAAATGAATATATTGAGTTTGCTCTATTCAGAAAGTCGACCGTTTACAGTAAAAGAACTAGCGATAAAATTAGGATATACGACTAAAACAATTTTAAAAATGATTGAAGTATTAGAATTTGAACTACAAAAATGGTCAAATACAGTTCAATTAGTCGTAAAAGAAAATAAGGAAATTCAATTAAAAACGTCCGAGAAATTTTCACTAAAAGTGATTGAATTAAGTTATTTGAAAGAGTCACATATTTTTAAAGCTTGTGATGCTATTTTTAACGGTGACTTTGTTGATATTGCAACTTTTTCAAATGAAAACTATATCAGCTACAGTACTTTATACGGTCGCTTGATTGCAATTCGACCAGTATTAAAACAATATCAGTTAGAGTTTAAACCAAACAATAAAGCGCATTTTTTAGGAGAAGAAAAGCAATTGCGTTATTTTTTCTTTCATTTTTATTGGAATTCATCATGGGGAATGGAATGGCCTTTTAAAGGAATAAAAAAAAAGCAGTTGCTTCCTTTTATTGAAGCAATTGAACAATTTAAAAACAGCCCGCTTATGATTTCGGAACAAGAATTTTTCTTCTATTGGTTAGGTGTTATTTCAGTGAGAATTCAAAATCAACATGCAATAGAAGACAGCCCCTTAATGGAGATTGTTATAGATGGAAATCCTAAATTTGAGCTATTCTCGCAAAAAATGTACCCACTTTTTAAAGAACTCTTTTCACTAGAAGAAAGTCAAATACACAATGAAATCAAATTTTTATTTACTATTTTGTTTATTTACACACAATATGAACTAGAAGATCCACTGATTAGTGAAATGCTTGTTTTTTCGCAAAACAAAGAACATCTTGTTTTTGAAGCAACAAATTATTGGCTTAAACGTTATATGGAGTTTTTTCGTTTAAATTTATCGGCAGCGGAGTATGGAGCGATTTACACTAACTTAGTCCATTTACATTTTCGTGTTTATTTTTTTGAAGGAGAGCAAAGTTCTTTCTTTTCAAGAGAGGATGAGATTCATAAAAAGGAAGATGTGTATCATTTAATGATGGCGTATTTTTATAAGGAATTGCTTCAAGAGAGTAAATATTACCCCATTTTGAAGCATAAAAACGACTTACTACTTAATTATACTTTACTAGCTAGAAAATTTATTAAATTAGAAATCGATTATCGTCCTGTTCGAATACAGTTATTGTCTGTTTATGGGAAAGCAGAAACCATTCAATTAACAACCAAACTACAGCAAATTTGTGAAGAGAAAATTGAGTTTAGCTATACTCTAGGAGAAAAAGTAGATTTAATAATTTCAGATCGCCATTATGAAGAGCTTGACGAATCAGTAGCGCCACTTGTTATTTGGAATGAAAACCCTAAAGTAAAGGATTTTATGAGAATTATAAAAATTATTGAAGAATTGATGATTCAAAAGTTTAATCATTATTTATTAAAAACTGAAACAAACAAATCCACTTTTCTTGAATAGGTCGACTAGACCGTCTATTAAGGAATGATTTAATTATTTTCTAAATTTTTGATTTTATTATAAAATTCAAACTGTTTTTTTTAAGCTAAACTAGTGGTTGTGGTTGAGTACTTTCTTTTTAGTCAAGAGAACCACATTTGGAGAAAAAAGAAATAAAGAAGGAGGAGGAGAGCAATGCGACATTTTAGAAAAAAAGAAATAAGCTATATGTTTTTATTTTTTCTATTCGTAGGGAGCGGTTTTTTAGCAGGAAATCATTATTTTAAACGAGCGGCAATTCAAGCGGATACACCGTTGGTATTGACTAGTGATAAACAAAAAATACTACCAGCAGAGACAGTCACACTCACGCTTAAAAGTAATCAAAAAGCAACTAAAGAACCGATTATGATGAATATTCCAAAAGGTTTAGTAGTTGATCTTGAAATGACAAAACAACTTAACGATGGACACGATAATCAAGAAATTACATTGAATGAAGAACAATCTAAACTAGCCGTGTACCTAAATTCAGAAGCAGATAATAGAGAAATTAAATTATGTTTTAGGGCTGAAACGTATGGCGATTATTCAATTGAAGCAACGCAAAAAGTAGCCAATGACCTACAGACTACACCACCACTTAAGCTTCAGGTTGTACCTGTAGAACCTATTTCTCAAAAATTTGCACCGTCGTTAATCGATGATGTGATCGCTCCATTTGCAGATAGTGACTATCAGCCTGTACAAAATTATCCAGGAATCAATCTGATTGATCCAATTAATACAGTCAACAATCCAGTTATACCTGGAGAAAATGGATTTGTAATGCGATTGTCAGATCGTCTATCTTATGAAGCAAAAGGTTATGACTTAGATTATCGAGGCAATTACGATTGGAGTCATCTGCCAGGGTTTATTTTCTATGATACAACAGCCAATCCAGTAAAAGATCGCTATGTACTGGTTAAAAATGCAGGTATTTATCGAGGAAAGTGGATTGATGTTAAATTAGTTGTAGACGAGGTAATTGCTAAAAGTACGAGTGGTGCGTTCTCAGTTGCAACGACAACCTATGATACAAAGGATATTGACTTTGGATTAGGGGAAACAGGAACCTTTGCTGATTACTTTATGTCAGTTGGTGCTTATGAAGGTTCAACTAAAGGCGATTCCTTTAAATACCATTATGAGTTTTATGAGCATGATTCACAAAAAAGAATTAGCACCATGTCAGGAATGTGGAATTATCAACGTTTGAACGAAGAAAAGCAAGCCCAAATTCCAACAGATTCAAAACATATGAGTTCCTTATATGCTAATAATGACACAACTGTTTATTATAAACGAGATGTTCCAACTCCAGGTACTGCAAGATTTTGGGGAACTGCAGATGGTTACGAATCAGGTCCAGATACTTACTTAACAAGTTTATTTAGTAAAGTAGCGGAATATCCAATCACTATGAATCTTGCTACTAAAGAAGATGATTATTCGACAGGAATGATTTTAATGTATAACCGTACTCCGTTGACTCGAATTTATCCAGGGCGACCTGAAGTTATAGGAGAAATATCCAATGAAGACCCTAAGCGATTGAAATACCATATATTACAAGAAATACCAGCTCAACTACCCGTTTATTATTCAGATTCATTTAAGTTGACAACAACTTTTCCAACCGATTTTGATATTGATTTAAATTCAATCAAAATTATGAATGTATTAGACGGTACAGTTTCAACCGATTTTAAACAACCGACTTTATCAGCAGATAAACGAACATTAACGATTGAAGCAATGAATCCAAAATCAAGTTCTTTTAATGATGATATGTATGAAATTTATGTTGAAGGAACAGTCAACAGTAGTTTTGATTTTGCTAATTACAAAG
This window encodes:
- a CDS encoding helix-turn-helix domain-containing protein, encoding MEPLMDKVIDRKIKLLKLLNSTEDFFPLSELANFIDLSVKTTIVELSDVKDYLAKWNDQIQLVKQKTNYKLIKKNTFNIEIVYSDLKQKTFFYLFYTTLFFEKHESSTAFSKNYFFSYSHFYKKKKGLSNYLKHFDLDFENDPLSIVGEEIKIRFFSYHFFWDHYESNKWPFLDIQPSSVKQQIKEAEELLELNLTELSRERMAYWIGIQKTRISTKHALPKINLFHEIARASTSYQRLLPWLKKIIATENSELNESEIRNELEFLYFIFFLIAQPQVTNRLIEEAQTKQLPDSNLYKQTQGYLNQFHQIFEVISTDESLLIEGSFFEALFYHRYLNDQFIFYLEFEEELQGIPSLFKEKFQAIYLAKKEESVSLDTRFYHYIQQLLSTIIESNHYRPRLYVNLLSKKGKIEETLLIKEIKKMPYNVEINKKAQELSDCIISDSIEIKANHATIFYWNSSPTQAEWKKLAQQLQQVEKTKIAQRSFLYNSK
- a CDS encoding class A sortase yields the protein MSSQKKKNQKIKDYLQLTSIVLAIGIGLCFIFTPWLKNELIASYSNHYLTKEYKQNEWITNATKPATFDYESIQPPNLKEIAFQSIKPKSELIIGKLTIESLNMNLPIFKGTTNQNLLSGVGTMTEQQELGVGNYALAGHHLYDETLLFGPLLKIKEGALIQLTNQSELYTYKVLNSKIVHQSELSILANQGDNRLTLVTCDVPFQTDQRWIVTAILVHQDNLVKKEKETALSESVKAYQEVEKQFINQQKRSAFKQNNWLIFLCLFLLLLTVLILVKRYGKKSRSNENK
- a CDS encoding helix-turn-helix domain-containing protein: MQKFLEKSDSRKIEVINFLEESYLQQASIATISKNLKISEFILVRTVDELIEDIEKHQLSSYFIISKTDKLILLKKSGAASINLLLWIYLKQSLSFELLDEIFKGTFETINYYSEKNFVSYTKIYKRLMEIKKILNEHDIRLSSKFKLAGDEIKIRMFFYQFYVPVFNQIEFPFADELKAVSQDLIVNLEKIEQKSFSEATKTKLSFFIGVMFNRIGTDCYLFNASKIKDKELPREQYHEAIYPTIIEFVKTYTGIEQQNFLIAEANFIFAFLIGETIITEQLSEKKAIKKIPFQSEKRDYHLFSIFLMEELSSYLAKEIPDQLKEQFLQQLDFIHFKVFYFERINTEFTKNMNVEYIKENYWDAYHFSIEFLEKVSKEKSYQNIALNKEFLFYQYLFIIINIFPPAFFMKPIKICVDFSLGVNYNKMILTNLQTFSYLNIEVSDTLTSETDLLISDYYFNEKLVNCEYLVWNMPPTASDWANVGEALMRIKKNKETEGIANG
- a CDS encoding helix-turn-helix domain-containing protein, with product MNIFLEKILLRKMNILSLLYSESRPFTVKELAIKLGYTTKTILKMIEVLEFELQKWSNTVQLVVKENKEIQLKTSEKFSLKVIELSYLKESHIFKACDAIFNGDFVDIATFSNENYISYSTLYGRLIAIRPVLKQYQLEFKPNNKAHFLGEEKQLRYFFFHFYWNSSWGMEWPFKGIKKKQLLPFIEAIEQFKNSPLMISEQEFFFYWLGVISVRIQNQHAIEDSPLMEIVIDGNPKFELFSQKMYPLFKELFSLEESQIHNEIKFLFTILFIYTQYELEDPLISEMLVFSQNKEHLVFEATNYWLKRYMEFFRLNLSAAEYGAIYTNLVHLHFRVYFFEGEQSSFFSREDEIHKKEDVYHLMMAYFYKELLQESKYYPILKHKNDLLLNYTLLARKFIKLEIDYRPVRIQLLSVYGKAETIQLTTKLQQICEEKIEFSYTLGEKVDLIISDRHYEELDESVAPLVIWNENPKVKDFMRIIKIIEELMIQKFNHYLLKTETNKSTFLE
- a CDS encoding DUF916 and DUF3324 domain-containing protein, translating into MKKIIKLLSILAVLFGFVGFYSNEVQGAELNFAVEPVIPENQIDKTKTYFDLKMAPGKDQLLEIKLRNDTEKDVIVEPKITSATTNLNGVVEYSPTKEKQDATLKYQLSDLVEVDKSIKIPAKSSVVLPLAVKMPKEEFDGILAGGITLQEKQDTEEKTSSDDKGLSIQNKYAYVVAMVLSVNDKTVDPLLKLNKVEAGQVNARNVINATIQNTTPVYVNQLSVQSKISYKDTTKTLYSSSKEGMQMAPNSHFAYPISLEGKKLEAGEYTLEMTAKSKDNVWKWKKDFTISAEVAKELNTKDVQIKDPSYWLYIIIGVILLAIALLIFILYRRRKKQKEEAERRKKMAQKRKKRKAMEARKRQNRNE